One window of the Nitrospira sp. genome contains the following:
- a CDS encoding 4'-phosphopantetheinyl transferase superfamily protein, which produces MMSPLSNVRSASKPFPFLGISDVHVWFCDLLQYAADQAGLAALLSGEEQARAVRFAFDRDRQRYVLSHALLRLILSRYTNQDATCLRFSTGVHGKPALDVSDGGTRVMQFSLSHSGPYALAAVSTGRAVGADVEVRRADIHALKLAQRFFAPSESRLIANAEGELQQQLFYRFWTAKEAYVKGRGVGLSLGLDRFELLFEEDFAAARVRWTESAAFDSAWQVRSLSLPDHLAGAVAVEGDAWELHRYDSTAYPLY; this is translated from the coding sequence ATGATGTCGCCTCTCTCCAATGTCAGGTCCGCCTCGAAGCCGTTCCCTTTCCTCGGGATATCCGACGTCCACGTCTGGTTCTGCGATCTCCTGCAGTATGCCGCTGATCAGGCTGGGCTCGCCGCCCTGTTATCCGGCGAGGAACAGGCGCGCGCGGTGCGATTCGCCTTCGATCGGGATCGTCAACGATATGTCCTCTCGCATGCGTTGCTGCGGCTGATTCTCTCCCGCTATACCAATCAGGATGCCACCTGCTTGCGGTTCTCCACCGGCGTGCATGGAAAACCGGCTCTGGATGTGTCTGACGGAGGAACTCGGGTGATGCAGTTCAGCCTGTCTCATTCCGGTCCCTATGCCCTGGCCGCGGTGAGCACGGGGCGGGCGGTTGGAGCGGACGTGGAGGTGCGAAGGGCGGACATACACGCGCTCAAACTGGCGCAGCGGTTTTTTGCGCCGAGCGAGTCGAGACTCATCGCCAACGCCGAGGGCGAGCTTCAGCAGCAGCTGTTTTATCGATTCTGGACAGCGAAGGAGGCCTATGTGAAAGGCCGAGGTGTAGGGCTTTCACTCGGGCTCGACCGGTTCGAATTATTGTTCGAGGAAGATTTCGCAGCCGCGCGAGTACGGTGGACGGAGTCTGCGGCATTCGATTCAGCCTGGCAGGTTCGCTCGCTGTCTTTGCCGGATCATCTGGCAGGAGCGGTCGCCGTGGAAGGCGATGCGTGGGAATTGCATCGCTACGACTCGACGGCCTACCCCCTCTATTAA
- a CDS encoding TolC family protein — protein sequence MAATMWLVTGCMVTPSPVTKDDIQGRVSQDLRALLQEQEPIEKPIDFYEATARALRYNLDAKVKAMQAALAHQQLNVAHYQLLPQVAVNAGFDGRNNFAGGGAQSLLDGRPILEPFTSMDKNVFSGNLSLSWDVLDFGLSYIRAQQAGDNMMIAEEERRKIAVRLLQDVRNAYWRAVSAERLLPQVRQLDSMVDKALNQSQAIVDRKLQAPLTPLNYRRDMLNIQREAQKLMRELSTAKIQLASLMGLPPGAPFEVQQPSRQATPLLDTLNADSLEQQALLLRPELRTIDYQKRINAKEAKATLLELFPSMKLQFGGYYNSNSFFLYQNWLNYAAQVSWNLMGVFRVPAKYKAIEAQRAVLDAQSLALTMTVLTEVHVGAAQYILAKDELVNARTYQETQQAIVEHTHSLWITNSTSDLVLLREKVNHILAEVRMDVAQAGVETAYATLRSAIGEEAVPPSGPDQTLSGLADSLRQLWEPVRGGVPDSSRERQHDATVVVP from the coding sequence GTGGCAGCGACGATGTGGCTGGTAACCGGGTGCATGGTCACGCCGAGCCCTGTGACGAAGGACGATATTCAAGGGCGCGTCAGTCAGGATCTCCGCGCGCTCCTGCAGGAGCAGGAGCCAATCGAGAAACCGATCGATTTCTATGAGGCGACGGCCAGGGCGCTTCGCTACAACCTCGACGCCAAGGTCAAGGCCATGCAGGCCGCCTTGGCCCATCAGCAGCTCAACGTGGCGCACTACCAGCTGCTTCCGCAGGTGGCGGTCAACGCGGGGTTCGACGGCCGCAATAATTTTGCCGGAGGCGGAGCGCAATCGCTGCTGGACGGGCGGCCGATTCTCGAACCCTTTACCTCAATGGACAAGAATGTGTTCAGTGGGAATCTGTCGCTCAGTTGGGACGTGCTCGATTTCGGACTGTCCTATATCCGAGCCCAGCAGGCCGGCGACAATATGATGATCGCAGAGGAGGAACGGCGAAAGATCGCGGTTCGCCTATTGCAGGATGTACGGAACGCGTACTGGCGGGCGGTCAGCGCCGAACGGCTGCTGCCGCAAGTCCGGCAACTCGACAGCATGGTGGACAAGGCATTGAATCAAAGCCAGGCCATCGTCGATCGGAAACTGCAGGCGCCGCTCACTCCGCTCAACTACCGGCGGGACATGTTGAACATTCAACGGGAAGCGCAAAAGCTCATGCGCGAACTCAGTACCGCCAAGATCCAGTTGGCGTCGTTGATGGGCCTGCCTCCCGGTGCGCCCTTCGAGGTGCAGCAACCGTCCCGTCAGGCCACGCCGTTGCTCGACACTTTGAATGCGGACAGTTTGGAGCAACAGGCGTTGCTGCTTCGGCCGGAGTTGCGCACCATCGACTATCAAAAGCGGATCAATGCGAAGGAAGCCAAGGCCACGCTGTTGGAGTTGTTCCCCAGCATGAAATTGCAGTTCGGCGGCTACTACAACTCGAACTCGTTCTTCCTCTATCAAAACTGGCTGAACTACGCGGCCCAAGTGAGCTGGAATCTCATGGGCGTCTTCCGGGTGCCGGCGAAGTACAAGGCGATCGAGGCGCAGCGAGCGGTGCTGGACGCCCAGAGCCTGGCGCTGACCATGACGGTTTTGACGGAAGTGCATGTGGGAGCGGCGCAGTACATCCTGGCGAAAGACGAATTGGTCAACGCCCGGACGTATCAGGAAACGCAGCAGGCGATTGTCGAACATACCCATAGCCTCTGGATCACGAACAGTACGAGTGACTTGGTGTTGCTGCGGGAAAAGGTCAATCACATTTTGGCGGAAGTCAGGATGGACGTGGCGCAGGCGGGAGTCGAGACGGCATACGCCACACTTCGGTCCGCCATCGGGGAAGAAGCGGTTCCACCGTCCGGCCCCGATCAGACACTGTCCGGTCTGGCGGACTCATTGCGGCAACTCTGGGAACCGGTGCGCGGCGGTGTTCCCGACTCGTCTCGAGAAAGGCAGCATGATGCGACAGTGGTGGTTCCTTAG
- a CDS encoding cyclic peptide export ABC transporter, producing MMKLYRFLLFLLRDARAMMVLMVLTGLLAGLSSVGLLAVINKLINGAGTTSDGFALAFIGLALLKVSSNYLSQLLLVTFAQKTILKLGMDLCWKVVRAPYRTLERRGPHEILATLTDDTNAMAWAVNGLPGLAINVAILAGCSLYLAWLSWQAFVGVVILAVLGLLGYRRLYNRVLHSSLAVRDAKGVLFEHFRSLTEGMKELMLHRGRRESFVEQDIRQAAEALRHHNLVTTKQYLVTDSWTQVLFYGLIGVILLLFPRLLALSGESLTGYAFAMLYMIGPMWGLLGMVPTLSRGQVALEKIESLGLALEEGRRDNGPERPVSDGNHCVALSQALFAYESKGEDERPFNLGPLDLSIRSGELVFVIGGNGSGKSTFVKVLTGLYLPQQGQVTLNGEPITPATQDWYRQHFAAVFSDFYLFKKLLGLDPSLIASQANGWLNTLRINHKVTIQDGEYSTINLSQGQRKRLALVTAMLEDRPFYVFDEWAADQDPQYKDVFYGELLPDLRARGKGVIVVTHDDRYFHVGDRVLKLDDGKIVEVSPGHAFPAGHRTAPMLKPVAR from the coding sequence ATGATGAAACTCTATCGATTTCTCCTGTTCCTGCTGCGTGACGCCAGAGCCATGATGGTCTTGATGGTGCTGACCGGCCTGCTGGCCGGCCTCTCCAGCGTGGGCCTGCTGGCCGTCATCAATAAGCTGATCAATGGAGCGGGAACCACCTCCGACGGCTTTGCGCTCGCCTTCATCGGATTGGCCCTGCTGAAAGTCAGCTCGAACTATCTCTCGCAACTCCTGCTCGTCACCTTCGCGCAAAAAACGATTCTCAAATTGGGTATGGATCTGTGCTGGAAGGTCGTGCGCGCGCCGTATCGCACGTTGGAGCGCCGTGGGCCGCACGAGATTCTTGCGACCCTCACGGATGACACGAATGCCATGGCCTGGGCGGTCAATGGACTGCCAGGCCTGGCCATCAACGTGGCCATTCTTGCCGGCTGCTCGCTGTATCTGGCATGGCTGTCCTGGCAGGCGTTTGTCGGAGTGGTCATTCTCGCCGTCCTGGGCTTACTGGGGTATCGCCGGCTCTACAATCGGGTGTTGCACTCGTCGCTGGCTGTCCGTGATGCCAAAGGCGTGCTGTTCGAACATTTCCGCAGCTTGACGGAAGGGATGAAGGAATTGATGTTGCATCGCGGCCGCCGCGAATCGTTTGTGGAGCAGGATATCCGGCAGGCGGCTGAAGCGCTGCGGCACCACAATCTGGTCACGACCAAGCAATACCTCGTCACGGATTCCTGGACGCAGGTGCTGTTTTATGGCTTGATCGGGGTCATTCTCCTCCTGTTCCCACGATTGCTGGCTCTCTCCGGTGAATCGCTGACCGGCTATGCGTTTGCCATGTTGTATATGATCGGCCCCATGTGGGGCTTGCTGGGCATGGTCCCGACGTTGAGCCGCGGCCAGGTCGCGTTGGAAAAGATTGAATCATTGGGGCTGGCGCTGGAAGAGGGCCGTCGAGACAATGGGCCTGAACGGCCGGTGTCGGACGGCAATCATTGTGTGGCCTTGTCTCAGGCACTGTTTGCCTATGAATCGAAAGGGGAGGATGAGCGCCCCTTCAATTTGGGCCCGCTGGACTTGTCCATTCGTTCCGGAGAACTGGTCTTTGTCATCGGAGGAAACGGCAGCGGCAAGTCGACGTTTGTGAAAGTGCTCACAGGCCTGTATTTGCCACAGCAGGGCCAGGTCACACTGAATGGAGAGCCGATCACGCCCGCGACGCAGGACTGGTACCGGCAACATTTCGCGGCAGTCTTTTCGGATTTTTATCTCTTCAAAAAACTGCTCGGGCTTGATCCCTCGTTGATCGCGAGCCAGGCGAACGGGTGGTTGAACACCCTGCGCATCAATCACAAGGTCACCATTCAAGATGGCGAATATTCCACCATCAACCTCTCACAGGGGCAGCGGAAGCGCCTGGCGCTGGTGACGGCGATGTTGGAAGATCGACCGTTCTACGTGTTCGACGAATGGGCCGCCGACCAAGACCCCCAGTACAAGGATGTATTTTACGGAGAGTTGTTACCGGACTTGCGAGCGCGGGGAAAGGGCGTGATCGTCGTGACCCATGATGACCGCTATTTCCATGTGGGCGATCGCGTGTTAAAACTGGACGACGGAAAGATCGTGGAGGTATCACCGGGCCATGCCTTTCCTGCGGGCCACCGTACCGCGCCCATGCTGAAGCCGGTTGCGCGGTGA
- a CDS encoding HlyD family efflux transporter periplasmic adaptor subunit — translation MVQVSTTSEPTSREIATLVHLATLTHLEGQVRAATTVPELQFVAVNETRRLVPYEQAVLLSASDSRETPYRVTTASSVAAIDRDAPMMVWLEQVVQVVRGAQPGDLPTVVEPGMVPDTLRAGWQEFVHGYVLWCPLKHPDGTILGGLWIERESLWQENDVTIVQRLAGSYAYAWKALSKHHIGWMTRLKRPSLIVIAIAIIGLLCLPVRLSTVAPVKVVAKEPVIVSAPMDGVIAEVLVAPNTLVQQDRVLLRYDDTNIRNQFRVTERQLAVAKAEQAQAIQAGFGDPQRKAEVPLKAADVALKETELDYAQEMLGQVEVRAPQAGLLLYTDKFDWVGKPVSVGERIMEIADPGRIELRVDLPVSDALLLHEGGEVLAFFDALPLESFPGAVSRTSYHAEVLPGDVLAYRVMVDLSGVDPRIRIGWQGSAKVYGEQGPLAFLLFRRPFTALRQFLGV, via the coding sequence ATGGTGCAGGTGAGCACGACATCCGAACCGACTTCCCGGGAGATCGCGACGCTGGTCCATCTGGCGACGCTGACGCATTTGGAAGGGCAGGTGCGTGCGGCGACGACCGTGCCAGAGTTGCAGTTTGTCGCGGTCAACGAAACCCGCCGGCTGGTTCCGTATGAACAGGCGGTACTGCTCAGCGCGTCCGACTCACGCGAGACTCCCTATCGAGTGACGACGGCGTCGAGCGTGGCGGCGATCGACCGGGATGCCCCGATGATGGTCTGGCTGGAGCAGGTCGTGCAAGTTGTGCGAGGGGCGCAGCCGGGAGATCTGCCGACGGTCGTGGAGCCGGGAATGGTCCCGGATACCTTGCGCGCCGGATGGCAGGAGTTCGTCCATGGTTACGTGCTCTGGTGTCCCCTCAAGCATCCGGACGGAACGATTCTTGGCGGCTTGTGGATTGAGCGGGAGAGTCTCTGGCAGGAGAACGACGTCACCATCGTGCAACGGTTGGCGGGAAGTTACGCCTATGCGTGGAAGGCCCTGTCGAAACACCACATCGGGTGGATGACGCGGCTCAAGCGGCCGTCGTTGATCGTGATAGCCATCGCAATCATCGGCCTGCTCTGTCTGCCGGTGCGATTGTCGACGGTGGCGCCGGTGAAAGTCGTGGCAAAGGAGCCGGTGATCGTGAGCGCGCCGATGGACGGGGTCATCGCGGAGGTGCTCGTCGCGCCGAATACGCTCGTGCAGCAGGATCGCGTGTTGCTTCGATACGACGACACGAATATCCGCAACCAGTTTCGCGTGACGGAGCGGCAACTGGCCGTGGCCAAAGCCGAACAGGCCCAGGCCATCCAGGCCGGATTTGGCGATCCGCAGCGAAAAGCCGAGGTGCCGCTGAAGGCTGCGGACGTGGCGCTGAAAGAGACCGAACTCGACTATGCCCAAGAGATGCTCGGCCAGGTCGAAGTGCGGGCTCCTCAAGCGGGCTTGTTGCTGTATACGGACAAGTTCGATTGGGTAGGCAAACCGGTCTCGGTCGGCGAGCGCATCATGGAAATTGCCGATCCCGGGCGCATCGAGCTGCGTGTTGATCTCCCGGTCAGCGACGCGCTCTTGCTGCACGAAGGTGGCGAAGTGCTTGCCTTCTTCGATGCGCTGCCGCTGGAGTCGTTTCCCGGCGCGGTAAGCCGGACCAGCTACCATGCCGAAGTTTTGCCGGGAGATGTGCTGGCCTATCGGGTCATGGTCGATCTGTCCGGCGTCGATCCACGTATCCGGATCGGCTGGCAGGGATCGGCGAAGGTGTACGGCGAGCAAGGACCGCTGGCGTTTCTCTTGTTCCGCCGGCCGTTTACCGCCCTCCGTCAATTCCTGGGAGTGTGA
- a CDS encoding anti-sigma factor, whose protein sequence is MTHEELEEAVPLYAIGALERSERQAIEAHLLSGCTACHAALKDYQTVASLLPFGLTPATPPNTLKAKIMMAPSSTTSHADTEPSAPRSSLEPGEWMNHLFPPITPARSLPFRFAMGFAVLAILVGGGYLAWLSYTQAQQRSGEIQQLQAAVQQSSTRVATLQTELQQRDQQLGAVKSDLEQRTTEVAELRDQLLQREAELDDAHAQLTQHDSTLQRLARQSEEFAGLFKNPTSKVVSLSGSEIAKSAGAFLLFDPATKKAWLYAFNLPALPSGKVYQLWAIDDKPVSAGVFALDAGQKARMLIKHMGEFPKMKKFAVTVEPDGGRPEPTGAIYLIGQI, encoded by the coding sequence ATGACGCACGAAGAATTGGAAGAAGCCGTTCCCCTATACGCAATCGGGGCCCTGGAGCGTTCCGAGCGGCAAGCTATTGAAGCGCACCTGTTGTCTGGCTGTACGGCCTGCCATGCCGCCCTGAAAGACTATCAGACCGTCGCCTCGCTGCTACCCTTCGGCCTGACTCCCGCGACGCCGCCCAATACACTGAAAGCCAAGATCATGATGGCGCCGTCCTCAACCACGAGCCACGCGGATACCGAGCCGTCTGCCCCACGGTCAAGCCTGGAACCGGGCGAATGGATGAACCATCTCTTCCCTCCCATCACACCGGCGCGCTCGCTCCCTTTCCGGTTCGCCATGGGATTCGCCGTCCTGGCCATCCTGGTCGGAGGCGGCTATCTCGCCTGGCTCTCCTATACCCAGGCTCAACAACGTTCGGGTGAAATCCAACAACTGCAGGCGGCGGTGCAACAGAGCTCCACGCGTGTGGCGACCCTGCAAACAGAACTCCAGCAGCGCGACCAGCAATTGGGCGCCGTCAAGTCCGACCTGGAACAACGCACAACCGAAGTGGCTGAGCTTCGAGATCAGTTATTGCAACGGGAAGCAGAGTTGGACGACGCCCATGCCCAGTTGACGCAACACGACAGCACCTTGCAGCGATTAGCCAGACAGAGCGAAGAATTCGCCGGCCTCTTCAAGAATCCGACGTCCAAAGTCGTCTCACTCTCAGGTTCGGAGATCGCCAAGTCCGCCGGCGCGTTCCTCTTGTTCGACCCGGCAACGAAGAAGGCGTGGTTGTATGCATTCAACCTGCCGGCGCTCCCAAGCGGCAAGGTGTATCAGCTCTGGGCCATCGACGACAAACCGGTCAGCGCCGGCGTCTTCGCATTGGACGCAGGGCAAAAGGCCCGCATGCTCATCAAGCATATGGGTGAGTTTCCGAAAATGAAGAAGTTCGCGGTGACCGTGGAACCGGATGGCGGACGCCCTGAACCGACGGGTGCCATCTATCTGATCGGTCAAATCTAG
- a CDS encoding sigma-70 family RNA polymerase sigma factor produces MDAASRQAASSIDPKLLARVAKGDPQAFSQLYDQSSTLLFTLAFRILSDRDEAAELLQDVYLEVWRKISKYDVGRGSPIAWLVTLTRSRAIDRLRARASRGQHIVADSFEHPLVSVTPDVSQNPYEAREDTEIRQLMAKAILDLPLPQQQAIEMAFYQGLTHTEIAAKLNQPLGTVKTRIKLAMTKLRASLQETLSQGQP; encoded by the coding sequence ATGGACGCTGCCTCCCGACAAGCCGCCTCATCGATCGACCCGAAACTCCTGGCCCGCGTGGCCAAGGGTGATCCACAGGCATTCAGCCAGCTCTACGACCAATCCAGCACACTGCTGTTCACCCTCGCGTTTCGCATTCTCAGCGACCGCGATGAGGCGGCGGAACTGCTCCAAGATGTCTACCTTGAAGTCTGGCGGAAAATCTCCAAGTACGATGTGGGCCGCGGCAGTCCCATCGCCTGGCTGGTGACCCTGACCAGAAGTCGCGCGATTGACCGGCTCCGTGCTCGTGCGTCACGCGGTCAACATATCGTGGCAGACTCGTTCGAGCATCCGTTGGTCTCCGTCACGCCCGACGTCAGCCAGAACCCGTATGAGGCCCGGGAGGATACCGAAATCCGTCAGCTCATGGCGAAGGCGATTCTCGATCTGCCGCTCCCGCAGCAACAGGCGATCGAAATGGCGTTTTATCAGGGATTGACGCATACGGAGATCGCCGCCAAATTGAATCAGCCGCTGGGAACGGTGAAAACCAGGATCAAGCTGGCGATGACAAAGCTCCGGGCTTCCTTGCAGGAGACCCTGTCACAAGGTCAACCGTGA
- a CDS encoding efflux RND transporter periplasmic adaptor subunit codes for MMRQWWFLSGIALLGLGWVSWPVPASEAKGERPLQVVRADKGVIRGIVKAAAQAILYAQVQGRINQVPFKEGQRFDKGKVLVQLDCEKYKAELAAAKAEHEAKDKTAQNNRSLMQLNAVSTLDLEVSEAEEKKAAAAIKVAEVNVKGCHITAPFSGRVVGVMVNEYENVFPNDKLVSVLDDTSLEIELVVPSSALAWVRRKAPFTFVVDETQQGYPAMVREIGANVDPASQTIKIIGTFQRLPGEILAGMSGSAQFAADRP; via the coding sequence ATGATGCGACAGTGGTGGTTCCTTAGCGGCATAGCCCTGCTTGGGTTGGGATGGGTGTCATGGCCGGTGCCCGCGAGCGAGGCCAAGGGAGAACGCCCGCTGCAAGTCGTACGGGCGGACAAAGGCGTGATTCGCGGGATCGTCAAGGCGGCGGCCCAGGCGATCCTGTATGCCCAGGTCCAAGGCCGGATCAACCAGGTGCCGTTTAAAGAAGGCCAGCGTTTCGACAAAGGCAAGGTGCTGGTCCAGCTTGACTGCGAAAAGTACAAGGCCGAACTGGCGGCGGCGAAGGCCGAGCATGAAGCCAAGGACAAGACCGCGCAGAACAATCGTTCCCTCATGCAGCTCAATGCCGTCAGCACGCTGGACCTCGAGGTATCCGAAGCGGAGGAGAAAAAGGCCGCTGCCGCCATCAAGGTGGCTGAGGTGAACGTGAAAGGCTGCCATATCACGGCCCCGTTTTCGGGACGCGTCGTCGGGGTGATGGTCAATGAATATGAAAATGTGTTTCCAAACGACAAGCTCGTGAGTGTCCTCGACGATACGAGTTTGGAAATCGAGCTCGTGGTGCCGTCTTCCGCCTTGGCCTGGGTGCGACGAAAAGCACCCTTCACCTTTGTCGTCGATGAAACGCAACAGGGGTATCCGGCGATGGTCAGAGAGATCGGCGCCAACGTCGATCCGGCCAGCCAGACCATCAAGATCATTGGCACCTTCCAGCGGTTGCCGGGTGAAATACTGGCCGGGATGAGTGGGTCCGCACAGTTTGCCGCGGACCGGCCATAA
- a CDS encoding tetratricopeptide repeat protein: MDISAFRQMVEKNPKGFLGRYGLGNKILQEGGSLEEAAEHLTVATQLDPTHVASHLALGRALVKLGKHEDAKPVLKAGIDAAVSGRSNGGVDLVPELQQLLRTLA; the protein is encoded by the coding sequence ATGGATATCAGTGCATTTCGCCAAATGGTGGAGAAAAATCCCAAAGGATTTCTGGGCCGGTACGGCCTGGGCAATAAGATTCTGCAGGAAGGCGGCAGCCTTGAGGAAGCGGCAGAACACCTCACTGTTGCCACACAGTTGGATCCCACTCACGTCGCGTCGCACCTGGCCCTTGGACGAGCCCTCGTGAAACTGGGGAAGCATGAGGACGCCAAACCCGTCTTGAAGGCAGGAATCGATGCGGCGGTGTCCGGCCGATCCAACGGAGGGGTCGACTTGGTGCCGGAACTGCAACAGCTCCTGCGGACACTTGCGTAA
- a CDS encoding tetratricopeptide repeat protein — protein sequence MAENDKHRARIFLHRGDLVQARAAWEAAVKDDRRTGTPRELSNSLGNLGNTLALAGAFDEADACYKEVLAIQRDERDPHAIAHTLVNLGNLYIGADKPEKARPYYLEALDLLKPLNDHRALGILYHNLALEEARQQQWDESVRLFTQALDSHRVVGNEEGLAGTYSQMGKMFLDSGRSVEAERCFNNATEHFIKLGNPSGEAAVLRELADLYEQREDTIAAIRCVERLHHLALGTGRAPSTADRDRLARLRAAHS from the coding sequence ATGGCTGAAAACGATAAGCATCGCGCACGCATTTTTCTCCATCGAGGGGATCTCGTCCAAGCCAGGGCGGCCTGGGAAGCCGCGGTCAAGGATGACCGCCGCACTGGCACACCGCGGGAACTCTCCAATAGTCTGGGCAATCTGGGCAACACCCTGGCACTGGCCGGCGCCTTCGACGAGGCCGATGCTTGTTACAAGGAAGTACTCGCCATCCAACGCGACGAGCGCGACCCGCATGCCATTGCCCATACGCTCGTGAACCTGGGCAACCTATACATCGGCGCCGACAAGCCGGAGAAAGCCCGTCCCTACTATCTCGAGGCGTTGGACTTGTTGAAGCCACTGAATGACCATCGCGCGCTGGGCATCCTCTACCACAACCTCGCGCTGGAAGAAGCCCGGCAACAGCAGTGGGATGAGTCCGTGCGGCTGTTCACCCAAGCACTGGATTCGCATCGCGTGGTCGGCAATGAAGAAGGCCTGGCGGGGACCTACAGTCAGATGGGAAAAATGTTTCTGGACAGTGGGCGCTCGGTGGAGGCTGAACGTTGTTTCAACAACGCCACCGAACATTTCATTAAGCTCGGCAACCCGTCCGGCGAGGCCGCGGTGCTGCGGGAACTCGCCGACCTCTATGAGCAACGGGAGGACACCATTGCTGCCATCCGTTGCGTGGAGCGGCTCCATCACCTGGCGTTGGGCACCGGGCGCGCCCCCTCGACTGCAGACCGCGATCGCCTCGCACGGCTTCGCGCCGCCCATAGCTGA
- a CDS encoding nucleoside deaminase: protein MQQALTLARQAPSLGEVPIAALIVRDGIVIAQAHNLRETDQDPTAHAELLAIREAARQTQSWRLTDTTLYVTLEPCTMCIGAIVLARIPRLVFGALDPKAGACGSIMNIPPEPRLNHRVEVIEGVCAEDSQGLLQDFFRELRKDAARKKSG from the coding sequence ATGCAGCAGGCCCTGACCCTCGCCCGGCAGGCACCGTCGCTCGGCGAAGTTCCCATTGCCGCCCTGATTGTCCGCGACGGCATCGTCATCGCTCAGGCCCACAATCTGCGGGAAACCGATCAGGACCCTACCGCGCATGCGGAACTGCTCGCGATCCGAGAAGCGGCCAGGCAGACACAGAGTTGGCGCCTCACCGACACCACGCTCTACGTCACCTTGGAACCCTGCACGATGTGCATCGGTGCGATCGTGCTAGCCCGGATTCCCCGTCTGGTTTTCGGAGCGCTCGATCCAAAAGCCGGTGCCTGCGGATCCATCATGAACATTCCGCCGGAGCCCAGACTGAACCATCGCGTAGAGGTCATCGAGGGGGTCTGCGCCGAAGACAGCCAGGGGCTGCTGCAGGATTTTTTTCGAGAATTGAGAAAAGACGCGGCGCGAAAGAAGTCCGGTTAA